The window aactgTTTAAGTTTGAACTATGGAAaagtcaattaaaaaaaaagaagaggaatttagttttttttctctattccttataatatatttgaaactgGTTCCTATTTATTCTTACAATTTTCTACTACATCTGCCAAAATCTGTagctatttttatttgtttttcaattgttaTCAAGTTTTGTTACGATTTTCTAAAATGTGCTATAGAACACAAgcgtaaaataaaaaagcatagAAATTTAATGATGacattcaagaaaataatttatttaaaacttgaTACTTGAAATAGaacaaaatgtattattaatctcgaaagaagaaaaccaaataACGAAacttgaaatgaaagaaaaaaacagttcacctgaatgaaaaataataaaaaaaaattgtgagcTAAAGGAATGAGGCCtttgcaaatataaatattttttttcgaaaaTGGCGCCAATTATAATTGGCTTCTTTTGTCTTTCCTGTTAAACGACGTCGTAGGGGGTATATTAGACCAAGATTCCTGTACGGCAGTCGGCCGTCGTCGTTATTCTTCATCATCTACATTGTGTGCAACGTGATCCGGGTTTTGGAGCGCTGTAAATCCCATTCCTCTACTCCCATCCGCCATGGATTCTCTCGGAAGACTACAAGACTGCCACCACTTACCGTCGTTTTCAAGACCACTTTCGTCACTTAGCTTCAGAACCCGACTGTCGGTACCGTCGTCGTCGTCTAAATCATCATCCAGAGCATTTCCCTCGTTCCAATCGTCCTCCTTTGACTCAGTTTTCCGAACTCCGCAACGGCCCAGATCCTCACTTCCCCTAATTCTAGACCCTATTTCCTCATCCATCCTCAAAACCACCAGCGTTACTCTTACCGCGGCCGCCGCTTTGTTTTTCATGCGGTTTTGCGGAAAACCTGCTATTGCAGCCCCCATTCCTCCGCCTACGGTGGATTCGGTGAAGGAATCGATGAAAGACGAAGGTTCTCGTGGAGAGAAAGAGACGGTACTTGAAGAAGAATTGGTGAACGATTCTGTTGAAGCTCTTCGATCGCTCATTGAGGTAAAAGTTAAGGCTCGGAAGTTTCCTGAAGCTATTAAAATTCTAGACCGTTTAATAGAACTTGAGCCCAATGATTTAGAATGGCTAGTGTTGAAGGCCAACGTTTATAGTCATGTGGGTAACTCTGAATTAGCGAGAAATGAGTTTCAGAAGATTTTAGAGAAGGATCCTTTTCAAGTTGAGGCTTATCATGGGCTTGTTATGTTAACAGAAACATCAGATATTGATTCATTGAAGGCGATTCTGAACAGGGTTGAAGAAGCATTGGAACATTGCAAAAAACATAAAGGCAAGTCTGAGGAAAGGGATTTTAAGCTCTTGATAGCTCAGATTAAAGTTATGGAAGGAAGTTACTCTGAAGCTTTGAAAGATTACCAGGAACTTAAGAGGGAAGAACCAAGGGATTTTAGGCCATACTTGTGTCAGGGAATTCTTTATACCCTGCTTAAGAGGAATGATGAGGCCGAGAAGCAATTTGAGATATTTCGAAGACTTGTTCCAAAGAACCACCCTTATAAAGAATATTTTGATGAAAACATGTTTGCAGCCAAGCATTTCGTACAGCAGATTGAGAGGGATGCAGCCGCTTCGAATAATTGATTGTCTTTTTATAATATCTTCATGACTTTCTGGTTCTGTAACCGATGGTTTTGTTGCTTAAAAACTGTCATGGTTAGTTGAAATTAAGAGATGAAAGGTAAATATGTTGTTATTCCCATTTTAGGGAGCTTGATGAATGTAGCTGTTTAGCTGAAGTTGCTCTTTGGATCCCATTTTTACATTGCACATGCCTTGGTGCATTGAATTTCATGTCTAATCGTAGTACACTTCGATAAGTTTCTGCAAGAAATGTATAACCTGAAATAAATGACTGTGCTTTGGACTGAGTTAGATAAGTTTCTGGCTTGTTCAAAGGAGAAACATTTTGTAAGTTTggactttgaatttctttcttaaatcTTAACTAGCTGGACATTGGAATCGGCTTCTGCATTGTATCTTCTCTCTAACAGGGTGACGGATGAAGATTATGCATTGTATCTTTTCATTATTGCAAATTGTAATATCATTCACTTGATTGATTTTTAGGCCTTTAGTTCTGATCAATAAAAGGATGGTGGTAgttctgttttctttcttgttgGTTTCTTTATATTTACGTCTAATTAGCACAGAGTTTAGGAATGTTAAATTATCCTTGAAAAACACCAgattactattactattctTTCAATTCGTTTTGATTCGAAGGTGAATCTCCATGCTTCGTGGAACTTTGAGAAGAGTTGTGGTGGATTAGAATGGGTGATTCATGGTTCTCTCGAATCTCCTATTTGAATAGGGTTCTGTAATTTCACTCAAGATTGGTTCGCTAAGTTGTTGGAAGCCCAAACGATTATCGAGTGTCTCAACCGTCTTTCTTCTGTATCTTCTTTTATTGCGGTTGAATCTTATGCAGGGAGGTGGTGGATTTGATTAACAACTGCTCTCCAAAGTTCGCTAAGGTGGAGTATGCAATTGACGAGATTGGAGCTTTGGGGAGACATttgggttgtttttttttatccttctGTCTTCTTATTGGAAATCAGGTTGCTCATACGTCACTGTATTGTTCGTCATGTTGCTGGTtctttggatattttttttggagcttttcttaaaaaagaagttcaGATTGAGGTTTAATAGTATGCCTAACTTTATCGAA of the Cucumis sativus cultivar 9930 chromosome 3, Cucumber_9930_V3, whole genome shotgun sequence genome contains:
- the LOC101207402 gene encoding protein SLOW GREEN 1, chloroplastic, which gives rise to MDSLGRLQDCHHLPSFSRPLSSLSFRTRLSVPSSSSKSSSRAFPSFQSSSFDSVFRTPQRPRSSLPLILDPISSSILKTTSVTLTAAAALFFMRFCGKPAIAAPIPPPTVDSVKESMKDEGSRGEKETVLEEELVNDSVEALRSLIEVKVKARKFPEAIKILDRLIELEPNDLEWLVLKANVYSHVGNSELARNEFQKILEKDPFQVEAYHGLVMLTETSDIDSLKAILNRVEEALEHCKKHKGKSEERDFKLLIAQIKVMEGSYSEALKDYQELKREEPRDFRPYLCQGILYTLLKRNDEAEKQFEIFRRLVPKNHPYKEYFDENMFAAKHFVQQIERDAAASNN